Proteins encoded together in one Passer domesticus isolate bPasDom1 chromosome 6, bPasDom1.hap1, whole genome shotgun sequence window:
- the CHAC1 gene encoding glutathione-specific gamma-glutamylcyclotransferase 1, with protein MKRDPQQPEESSEPPPRPPLSSCSPSGQAEGAELAAPLWIFGYGSLVWRPGFEFTSRKVGFIRGYSRRFWQGDTFHRGSEKTPGRVVTLLEDCGACTWGVAYEVRGEQIAASLEYLNMREAVLGGYDTKLVKFHPQEKDAEEPILALVYIATPQNPSYLGPASEEDIAAQIIVSSGCAGHNIEYLLRLADFMRYFCPQAEDKHLFSIEEALISILPCLYYTEESLEETASVPQKSKG; from the exons ATGAAGCGCGACCCGCAGCAGCCCGAGGAGAGCTCGGAGCCGCCGCCACGCCCGCCCCTCTCCTCCTGCTCGCCCTCGGGGCAGGCGGAGGGCGCGGAGCTGGCGGCGCCGCTGTGGATCTTCGGGTACGGCTCGCTGGTGTGGAGGCCGGGCTTCGAGTTCACGTCGCGCAAGGTGGGCTTCATCCGCGGCTACAGCCGCCGCTTCTGGCAGGGGGACACCTTCCACCGCGGCAGCGAGAAGACG CCCGGCCGGGTGGTGACGCTGCTGGAGGACTGCGGG GCATGCACGTGGGGGGTAGCCTATGAAGTCCGTGGGGAACAAATTGCTGCATCGCTCGAGTATCTCAACATGCGAGAAGCTGTCCTGGGAGGCTATGACACCAAGCTGGTGAAGTTCCACCCTCAGGAGAAAGATGCAGAGGAACCCATCCTGGCTCTTGTTTACATTGCAACACCCCAGAACCCTTCTTACCTTGGCCCAGCATCTGAAGAAGACATTGCAGCTCAAATCATTGTCTCGAGCGGTTGTGCTGGTCATAACATAGAGTACTTGCTGAGACTGGCAGACTTTATGCGCTACTTCTGTCCTCAAGCAGAGGATAAACATCTCTTCTCCATCGAAGAGGCTCTTATTTCCATCCTTCCCTGTCTATACTACACAGAGGAGTCTCTAGAAGAAACTGCAAGTGTCCCTCAGAAGTCTAAGGGTTGA